The proteins below come from a single Bombyx mori chromosome 19, ASM3026992v2 genomic window:
- the LOC101743455 gene encoding uncharacterized protein LOC101743455: MEDGHKGIRNGDTSTDLQQALSALIENLMKPECLKRELIFALLLTVMEEDEFVLLKDTGETADKYEYLLNKKPATYEATLMLRNYRNLPLKLIGCDLNDIFLIVATIPRLYEKSYSVCFNINEHIKTGKYGLINDFENLDAMFLNFKEKIVIPMKSTILNYHSFPSGNLTGLPDDVFHQIILLLPVKDVLNLSESCKRIHGLVKEDRIWARLYTRDFPDKNKCDAEDWRDAYKDVYAPKQVGRVQLDKNVLRESFQEFGGLPDPLRVFDSRMELLL; the protein is encoded by the coding sequence ATGGAGGACGGCCACAAAGGTATTAGAAATGGGGACACATCGACCGATCTGCAGCAAGCATTAAGCGCATTGATTGAAAATTTGATGAAACCAGAATGTTTGAAGAGGGAACTGATATTCGCATTGCTTTTAACCGTAATGGAGGAAGACGAGTTTGTGCTCTTAAAAGATACGGGCGAAACTGCAGATAAATATGagtatttattgaataaaaaaccgGCGACCTACGAGGCGACATTAATGTTGAGAAATTACAGAAATTTACCACTCAAACTAATCGGATGCGATTTGAACGATATATTTTTGATTGTCGCAACAATACCTCGGTTATATGAAAAATCGTATTCCGTTTGTTTTAATATCAATGAACACATAAAAACAGGGAAATACGGTTTGATCAACGACTTTGAGAATTTAGACGCaatgtttttgaatttcaaagAGAAAATTGTCATTCCCATGAAAAGTACGATTCTTAATTATCACAGCTTCCCAAGCGGAAACCTTACAGGCCTTCCTGATGACGTATTCCATCAGATAATACTTCTCCTTCCCGTTAAAGACGTTTTGAATCTATCGGAATCGTGTAAAAGAATTCATGGACTCGTAAAAGAGGATAGAATTTGGGCCAGACTTTATACTAGAGATTTTcctgataaaaataaatgcgaTGCAGAGGATTGGCGTGATGCGTACAAGGACGTGTACGCTCCTAAACAAGTTGGAAGGGTTCAACTcgacaagaatgtgctccgggAAAGTTTCCAAGAATTCGGTGGTTTACCGGATCCCCTGAGAGTTTTCGACTCGAGGATGGAGCTACTCCTGTGA